A window of Marinobacter salarius contains these coding sequences:
- a CDS encoding XrtA/PEP-CTERM system exopolysaccharide export protein, which translates to MSSKYSLLGLVFSVTAIVFASGCAGPTTSSPEKIQRALAVDTTNSVDEYILGATDVVRVSVWRNEDLSISVPIRPDGKISVPLVGDVQASGRTPDALANDIESKLSAYIREPQVSIVVTSMGSHEFTDRVRVTGAVQQPTSVPHRAGMTVLDMVLSSGGVTPFASPNNSVLYRTLDGEVVAIPVKLDEILSRGDISTNYKLRPGDILTVPERSL; encoded by the coding sequence ATGTCATCGAAGTATTCACTCCTGGGGTTAGTGTTCTCCGTTACCGCAATCGTATTTGCTTCGGGTTGTGCAGGCCCCACAACGTCATCTCCTGAAAAGATCCAGCGCGCTCTGGCTGTTGACACAACCAACAGCGTTGATGAGTACATTCTTGGCGCTACAGACGTGGTGCGGGTTTCCGTTTGGCGAAATGAGGATCTGAGCATTTCGGTCCCTATCAGGCCGGATGGCAAAATATCCGTGCCGCTTGTAGGTGATGTACAGGCCTCCGGCCGTACGCCGGATGCGCTGGCGAATGATATCGAAAGCAAGCTCTCCGCCTATATCAGGGAACCTCAGGTCAGCATCGTTGTCACCAGCATGGGGAGCCACGAATTCACCGACCGGGTTCGCGTAACCGGTGCCGTCCAGCAACCCACGTCTGTTCCGCACCGCGCGGGTATGACCGTTCTTGACATGGTGCTGTCTTCTGGCGGTGTGACCCCGTTTGCGTCCCCGAACAATTCGGTGCTGTATCGGACGCTTGATGGGGAAGTCGTTGCCATTCCGGTAAAGCTGGACGAAATCCTTTCACGTGGGGATATATCGACAAACTATAAATTGCGGCCGGGAGATATCCTGACAGTACCAGAGAGAAGTCTTTAA